A DNA window from Bradyrhizobium barranii subsp. barranii contains the following coding sequences:
- a CDS encoding FAD-dependent oxidoreductase: MTEHKTPSGPDLTRGVLLTAFEDGKLLGHVGEEDVLLVQAGSEIFAIEPSCSHYHGPLAEGLVVGDTIRCPWHHACFSLRTGEATRPPALNALAVWEVARDQDRISVQRKREMPQPAASHRSAPTPEKFVIVGGGAAGFAAAETLRREGFAGAITMLSDDGAMPVDRPNLSKDYLAGSAPEDWLPLRGEDYYQDAGIDLRLNTNVAAIDPKARIITLGNGDKLPFDRLLLATGAEPVKLQIPGADQPQVHTLRTVADSRAIIKAAGSAKRALVIGASFIGLEVAASLRARKLEVHVVAPEERPMQRVLSPEMGDFVRALHEESGVHFHLEDTVEKLDGKRATLKGGSVIEADLVVVGIGVRPRLALAEQAGLAIDRGVSVNEYLETSASGIFAAGDIARWPDPHSGQNIRVEHWVVAERQGQAAARNMLGRRERFDAVPFFWSQHYDVPINYVGHAESFDDIAIDGSIDGRDCLLKYRKDGRVLAVASIYRDLDSLKAELDMERSRA, translated from the coding sequence ATGACCGAGCACAAGACGCCGAGCGGGCCGGACCTCACCAGGGGCGTGTTGCTGACCGCGTTCGAGGACGGCAAGCTGCTCGGCCATGTCGGCGAGGAAGACGTCTTGCTGGTGCAAGCCGGCAGCGAAATCTTCGCGATCGAACCGTCTTGCAGCCACTACCACGGCCCGCTCGCCGAAGGGCTGGTCGTCGGCGACACGATCCGCTGCCCCTGGCATCACGCCTGCTTCTCCTTGCGCACCGGCGAGGCCACCCGCCCGCCGGCGCTGAACGCGCTGGCGGTCTGGGAGGTCGCGCGCGACCAGGACAGGATCTCGGTTCAGCGCAAGCGCGAGATGCCGCAGCCTGCAGCGTCACATCGCAGCGCGCCGACGCCGGAAAAATTCGTCATCGTCGGCGGCGGTGCGGCCGGCTTTGCGGCCGCCGAGACGCTTCGGCGCGAGGGCTTTGCCGGCGCCATCACCATGCTGAGCGATGACGGCGCGATGCCGGTCGACCGGCCGAACCTCTCCAAGGATTACCTCGCCGGCAGTGCACCCGAGGATTGGCTGCCGCTGCGGGGCGAGGACTATTATCAGGACGCGGGCATCGATCTCAGGCTCAACACGAACGTCGCAGCGATCGATCCGAAGGCGCGCATCATCACGCTCGGCAATGGCGACAAGCTGCCGTTCGACCGGCTGCTGCTTGCGACCGGCGCCGAGCCGGTCAAATTGCAGATTCCGGGCGCGGACCAGCCACAGGTGCACACCTTGCGGACCGTTGCCGACAGCCGTGCCATCATCAAGGCGGCGGGCAGCGCGAAGCGCGCGCTGGTGATCGGCGCCAGCTTCATTGGCCTCGAAGTCGCGGCCTCCTTGCGGGCGCGCAAGCTGGAGGTGCATGTGGTTGCGCCCGAGGAGCGGCCGATGCAGCGTGTGCTCAGCCCCGAGATGGGCGATTTCGTCCGCGCGCTGCATGAAGAGAGCGGCGTCCACTTTCACCTCGAGGACACCGTCGAAAAGCTCGACGGCAAACGCGCCACGCTGAAGGGCGGCAGCGTGATCGAGGCAGATCTGGTCGTGGTCGGGATCGGCGTCAGGCCGCGCCTTGCGCTCGCCGAGCAGGCGGGGCTCGCCATCGATCGTGGCGTCAGCGTGAACGAGTATCTCGAGACCAGCGCATCAGGCATCTTCGCGGCCGGCGACATCGCGCGCTGGCCCGATCCGCATTCGGGCCAGAACATCCGCGTCGAGCACTGGGTGGTGGCGGAGCGGCAGGGCCAGGCCGCGGCGCGCAACATGCTCGGCAGGCGCGAACGCTTCGACGCCGTGCCGTTCTTCTGGTCGCAGCACTACGACGTTCCGATCAACTATGTCGGCCATGCCGAGAGCTTCGACGACATCGCGATCGACGGCAGCATCGACGGCAGGGACTGCCTGCTGAAGTACCGCAAGGACGGCCGCGTGCTCGCGGTCGCTTCGATCTATCGCGATCTCGATAGTCTCAAGGCCGAGCTCGACATGGAGCGCTCGCGCGCGTGA
- a CDS encoding ABC transporter substrate-binding protein, with protein sequence MRAALVLAAALAAACLSTPVSAQKSYGPGVSDTEIKIGNTMPYSGPASPLGITGRVISAYFDEVNEKGGVNGRKLNLLSLDDAFSPPKTMEAARRLVEGDGVAFIFATMGTAPSSAIAKYLNSNKVPQLFLISSASKWNDPANMPWSMALPWAPNYTSEAAIDVAYARAKNPNARFAVLYQNDDAGKEYFRGVKEALGADADKALAMASSFEVTDPTVDSQVLTLANTKADVFMIYSVTPRACAQAIRKAYEVGWQPTRFLASGCANKATVMVPAGLDAGKGVLSLGSLKPFVEQPKDDPSMTAYIDFMKKRLPNADINNVAGLYGYTVAEALVVLLKQCKDNLTRENIMAQAANLKNVPLSLLLPGITLNTTPQDFRPIKDGYMLQFDGNDWIVASELLRGT encoded by the coding sequence ATGAGAGCCGCTTTGGTCCTGGCCGCAGCGCTGGCTGCCGCCTGCCTGTCCACGCCCGTCTCCGCGCAAAAGTCCTACGGTCCCGGCGTCAGTGACACCGAGATCAAGATCGGCAACACCATGCCCTATAGCGGTCCCGCATCGCCGCTGGGCATCACTGGCAGGGTGATCTCCGCCTATTTCGATGAGGTGAACGAGAAGGGCGGCGTCAACGGCCGCAAGCTCAATCTGTTGTCGCTCGACGACGCCTTCTCGCCGCCGAAGACCATGGAAGCCGCGCGACGTTTGGTCGAGGGCGACGGCGTCGCGTTCATCTTCGCGACCATGGGCACGGCGCCGAGCTCGGCGATCGCAAAATATCTCAACAGCAACAAGGTGCCGCAGCTGTTCCTGATCAGCTCGGCCTCGAAGTGGAACGATCCCGCCAACATGCCGTGGTCGATGGCGCTGCCCTGGGCGCCGAACTACACCAGCGAGGCCGCGATCGACGTCGCCTACGCCCGCGCCAAGAACCCGAACGCGCGTTTCGCGGTGCTCTATCAGAACGACGACGCCGGCAAGGAATATTTTCGCGGTGTCAAGGAGGCGCTTGGTGCCGACGCCGACAAGGCACTCGCGATGGCCTCGAGCTTCGAGGTCACCGATCCCACCGTCGATTCCCAGGTGTTGACGCTGGCCAACACCAAGGCCGATGTCTTCATGATCTATTCGGTGACGCCGCGCGCCTGCGCGCAGGCGATCCGCAAGGCCTATGAGGTCGGCTGGCAACCGACGCGCTTCCTCGCGAGCGGCTGCGCCAACAAGGCGACCGTCATGGTCCCTGCGGGCCTCGATGCCGGCAAGGGCGTGCTGTCGCTCGGCTCGCTCAAGCCGTTTGTCGAGCAGCCGAAGGACGACCCGTCGATGACGGCCTATATCGACTTCATGAAGAAGCGCCTGCCCAATGCCGACATCAACAACGTCGCCGGCCTCTACGGCTACACCGTCGCCGAGGCGTTGGTCGTCCTGCTCAAGCAGTGCAAGGACAATCTGACGCGAGAGAACATCATGGCGCAGGCGGCGAACCTCAAGAACGTGCCGCTGTCCCTTCTGTTGCCCGGCATCACGCTCAACACCACACCGCAGGATTTCCGCCCCATCAAGGACGGCTACATGCTCCAGTTCGACGGCAACGACTGGATCGTGGCGAGCGAGCTCTTGCGCGGGACGTGA
- a CDS encoding acyl-CoA dehydrogenase family protein, producing MDFQHSARSLELQERVRQFMLAHVEPVEELYYEQVKPEATRYKTPQVLQDLKRLAREQGLWNLFLSGEHGQDPDNTGLTNLEYAPVKEIMGRILWAPEIFNCSAPDVGNMEVLANYGTPAQQERWLKPLLEGRIRSGFSMTEPQVASSDATNIQCEIKRDGGDYVINGRKWFTSGAMNEDCEILIVMGKTAPDDPDRHRQQSMILVPKATPGVRIVRDMLTYGYDDAPVGHPEIVYENVRVPAENILLGEGRGFEIAQGRLGPGRIHHCMRLIGCAQRALELMCQRSVSRTAFGKPLADQGSVREDIAHSFCEIAQARLLTLQAADKMDREGNKAARDLIAAAKIVVPSMAARVIDRAIQIHGAAGVSQDTFLARAYVYARFIRIGDGPDQVHLAAVGKELIKRGGVMG from the coding sequence ATGGACTTTCAACACTCCGCCCGTTCGCTGGAGCTGCAGGAGCGCGTTCGCCAGTTCATGCTTGCGCATGTCGAGCCGGTCGAGGAGCTCTACTACGAGCAGGTCAAGCCGGAGGCCACACGCTACAAGACGCCGCAGGTCCTCCAGGATCTGAAGCGGCTGGCGCGGGAGCAGGGGCTCTGGAACCTGTTCCTGTCAGGCGAGCACGGCCAAGACCCTGACAACACTGGCCTGACCAATCTCGAATATGCGCCGGTGAAGGAGATCATGGGCCGCATCCTCTGGGCGCCCGAAATCTTCAACTGCTCCGCGCCCGATGTCGGCAACATGGAGGTGCTGGCCAATTACGGCACGCCGGCGCAGCAGGAGCGCTGGCTGAAGCCGCTGCTGGAGGGGCGCATCCGCTCCGGCTTCTCGATGACGGAGCCGCAGGTCGCCTCCAGCGATGCCACCAACATCCAGTGCGAGATCAAACGCGACGGCGGCGACTACGTTATCAACGGTCGCAAATGGTTCACGTCAGGCGCGATGAACGAGGATTGTGAGATCCTGATCGTGATGGGCAAGACCGCGCCCGACGATCCCGATCGCCATCGCCAGCAATCCATGATCCTGGTGCCGAAGGCGACGCCCGGCGTGCGCATCGTCCGCGACATGCTGACCTACGGCTACGACGACGCGCCGGTCGGCCATCCCGAAATCGTCTACGAGAATGTCCGTGTACCGGCCGAGAACATCCTGCTCGGCGAGGGCCGCGGCTTCGAGATCGCGCAGGGCCGGCTCGGCCCCGGCCGCATCCATCACTGCATGCGCTTGATCGGCTGCGCCCAGCGTGCGCTGGAATTGATGTGCCAGCGCTCGGTGTCGCGCACAGCCTTCGGCAAGCCGCTCGCAGACCAGGGTTCGGTGCGCGAGGACATCGCGCACTCCTTCTGCGAGATCGCGCAGGCGCGGCTGCTCACCTTGCAAGCTGCCGACAAGATGGACCGCGAAGGCAACAAGGCCGCGCGCGACCTGATCGCCGCCGCCAAGATCGTGGTGCCCAGCATGGCCGCCCGCGTCATCGACCGCGCCATCCAGATCCACGGCGCCGCCGGCGTCTCGCAGGACACCTTCCTCGCCCGCGCCTATGTCTATGCCCGCTTCATCCGCATCGGCGACGGCCCCGACCAGGTGCACCTTGCCGCGGTCGGCAAGGAGCTGATCAAGCGCGGCGGAGTGATGGGGTAG
- a CDS encoding LapA family protein has translation MRWFHLAVIVFFAAATIVFAVQNLDTVTISFFKMNLSLPLALQTLVVYLVGAATGGSLFALLRRSYAGSKRDVE, from the coding sequence ATGCGCTGGTTTCATCTCGCCGTGATCGTGTTTTTCGCCGCAGCGACCATCGTCTTCGCCGTGCAGAATCTCGACACGGTCACGATCTCCTTCTTCAAGATGAATCTCAGTCTGCCGCTCGCGCTCCAAACCCTCGTTGTCTATCTCGTTGGAGCCGCGACCGGCGGCAGCCTGTTCGCCCTGCTGCGGCGTTCATACGCAGGTTCCAAACGAGACGTCGAATGA
- a CDS encoding HdeD family acid-resistance protein, with protein sequence MTSASDTSPNLGLGSSIAALHAKWGWIVALGVVYLITGFIALGSMMMVTVASVLVVGVMMIIAGVTEVIGAFQMKSWGKFLIWALLGVLYIVAGFLTFENPLFAAVLLTLFLGASLLASGAVRLFLAFSMKRESPWVWVALSAVITLLLGLLILARWPVNSVYILGLFLGIDLIMAGAGWVSLGFSLRRRH encoded by the coding sequence ATGACAAGTGCTTCGGATACGTCTCCAAACTTGGGTCTTGGGTCCAGCATTGCTGCGCTGCACGCCAAGTGGGGCTGGATCGTCGCCCTCGGCGTCGTCTATCTCATCACCGGCTTCATCGCGCTCGGCAGCATGATGATGGTGACGGTGGCGAGCGTGCTCGTGGTTGGTGTGATGATGATCATCGCCGGGGTCACCGAGGTGATCGGCGCGTTCCAGATGAAGAGCTGGGGCAAGTTCCTGATCTGGGCCTTGCTCGGCGTGCTCTATATCGTCGCGGGCTTCCTGACCTTCGAGAACCCGTTGTTCGCCGCGGTGCTGCTCACCTTGTTCCTCGGCGCGTCGCTGCTGGCCTCGGGCGCCGTCAGGCTGTTTCTCGCCTTCAGCATGAAAAGGGAAAGCCCGTGGGTGTGGGTGGCGCTGTCTGCGGTCATCACCCTGCTGCTCGGGCTCTTGATCCTGGCGCGCTGGCCGGTGAACAGCGTCTACATTCTCGGCCTGTTCCTCGGCATCGACTTGATCATGGCAGGCGCCGGCTGGGTCAGTCTGGGCTTTAGCCTGCGGCGGCGCCATTAA
- the folE gene encoding GTP cyclohydrolase I FolE, which yields MNSHARRLEGVAVAQLPGERPGRAEVEQAVRTMIRWAGDDPARDGLHDTPDRVARAFAEYFSGYAQDPTEILQKTFEEIEGYDEMIVLRGVRFESHCEHHMAPIVGRAWVAYIPQGRVVGISKLARVVDIYAKRLQIQEKMTAQIANTINDVLKPEGVGVIIKATHHCMTTRGAHKPGTDLVTSRMLGVFRDNALTRQELLGLANSTA from the coding sequence ATGAATTCACATGCGCGCAGGTTGGAGGGCGTCGCGGTGGCGCAGCTGCCGGGCGAACGGCCTGGCAGGGCCGAGGTCGAGCAGGCGGTCCGGACCATGATCCGCTGGGCGGGCGACGATCCCGCGCGCGACGGCTTGCACGACACGCCGGACCGGGTTGCGCGCGCCTTCGCAGAGTATTTTTCCGGCTATGCGCAGGATCCGACCGAAATCCTGCAAAAGACCTTTGAGGAGATCGAAGGCTATGACGAGATGATCGTCCTGCGCGGCGTTCGCTTCGAAAGCCATTGCGAGCACCACATGGCGCCGATCGTCGGCCGCGCCTGGGTGGCCTATATCCCGCAGGGTCGCGTCGTCGGCATCAGCAAGCTTGCGCGGGTGGTGGACATCTACGCAAAACGCCTCCAGATCCAGGAGAAGATGACCGCGCAGATCGCCAATACGATCAACGATGTGTTGAAGCCCGAAGGCGTCGGCGTCATCATCAAGGCGACGCATCACTGCATGACCACGCGTGGCGCGCACAAGCCCGGGACGGATCTCGTCACCAGCCGCATGCTGGGCGTGTTCCGTGACAACGCGCTGACGCGCCAGGAGCTGTTGGGGTTGGCCAATTCGACCGCGTGA